A part of Liolophura sinensis isolate JHLJ2023 chromosome 1, CUHK_Ljap_v2, whole genome shotgun sequence genomic DNA contains:
- the LOC135482358 gene encoding uncharacterized protein LOC135482358 isoform X4: MYISEIMASSQSVRLLLPVLGILVLAISQAKAACIVEGREYTLGKEFTFDQDCYRFNCMCEPDGSWSCPAKHTINICGEADVISRSSEYSSGSSRTESRSSWSESGSSWRESGSSGSYSSRTESGGAGTSTAGYCHVDGKKFARGRPFSFDQDCFRFRCICNRDGSWNCPSRDTENICGGQETAGRTSSSGSGSSIRNSRVEKTASISAADAEFCLVNGQQYPLGRPFVFDENCFRYRCMCETDGSWQCPASDTKKVCEDTPDTDIQKIAGSNYYSSRRYVSTADGSGRDAYCVVNGQTYVRGQQFSFNQDCYRFNCMCNSDGSWNCPAEDTEDICSGRDGNTRTETRREESRTTRIESGTYRRRTAADGSGVSGYCVVNGRNFVRGRSFSFDQECYRFNCMCNDDGSWNCPAANTEDICSGRDGNSRTESSRTETRTTRIESGTYRRRTAADDSGVSGYCVVNGRNFVRGRSFSFDQECYRFNCMCNDDGSWNCPAANTEDICSGRDGNSRTETRRTETRTTRIESGTYRRRTVPDGSGRDGYCVVNGKNYVRGRRFSFDQGCYKFNCMCNDDGSWNCPAEDTEDICSGRDRNTRTETRRTETRRTSRIESGTYRRRTAPGGSGREGYCTVKGQTYVRGRRFSFVQGCYRFNCMCNDDGSWNCPAKDSEDICSGRDGNTRTESRRTETRRTTRIESGTYRRRTADTYGRAGFCVVKGQNYARGQRFSFDQDCYRFNCICNDDGSWNCPADDTDNLCSERDGNTRTESRRTESRRTERIERRRTGTSVETDVDDICLVSGQPFPRGQPFSFDDGCYRFRCICHSDGSWNCPAQDTQNLCGGTERISRSGKTTVIRSGRVESGTNYRRTGGSVGTGIAVGTDAEDICLVNGQSYPRGRAFSFEEGCYRFRCECYQDGRWNCPAENTENLCGGTERVSRSGQTIVTRRRIESGRSLVTGIDGQDIDSVNICLVSGKSYPRGRSFTFEQACYRFNCVCNEDGSWECPAERTVNLCGGTDKVSRSGKTVVSRTRLETGTGYTRTGGSVDTREPLSQFCQVNNKQYPTSQSFTFDEGCYRFRCMCNEDGSWNCPASVTENLCGREERVSRSGHTRVSSTRVRSSYNRKTGSSSTSTTGRGISCQVDGQTFPIGQPFSFDEGCYRFRCICNIDGSWVCPAEQTENLCGRTDDRISRSGTYSYSRTESRRTIGTNTGVIGTEGTLEGAQFCLVDNKEYALNQPFSFDQDCFRFKCFCSGDGSWNCPADDSQNLCGRTDKRGRAGKTYYRRTTSSKRGGAAYCQVAGQYYRLNTRFSYQTGCTKFNCVCNWDGSFDCPATQTEDLCRDKQPEPKYCTVEGKNYRLNSRFSYEKDCYKYNCICRMNGQHECPQRNVENICDDDDRESDRLGYCLVKGQYYRKNSRFSYTENCYKYNCVCRSDGSYDCPATNRENVCERQRDKRVFCYVERQYYRPNTRFSYTKDCYKHNCVCNADGSHDCPRQDIERVCDSPTQRPSVEREGYCHVEGQYYEWDTRFSYTKGCLKFNCYCTDKGRVDCPKESTVKLCDDPTPAPSYCFVEGKYHPVNTRFSYVKDCYKYNCVCRSDASHDCPTSNTENVCTAAPTRRPENCVVGGQFYRLNRKFSYRRGCTKFNCFCRSDGTYECPDTEDTCRRTTADPRRGQCLVEGRYYLPNKRFTYDRGCTRYSCWCGSDGRHTCPEDDKADLCAIPTPTPAACRTCEVDGRTIASGISFTYRRDCYQYGCDCKCDGSWDCPPSRVKYLCAEPQDVCQTCTVKGRTYQGDTDFSHREGCYELNCRCRCDGTWDCPPDRARNLCPVQRPVTPDPAKVVCKYCIVRGQRYKPDTPFSYYEGCFEYNCDCDCSGSWNCPAERTKNICQNCRDCIVRGKTYQPNTRFELQRGCASYDCSCFCNGTYDCPQETKQDICEEDESLQGCSRCVVDGDEFPPNKRFKFVEACFEYDCDCECDGSWHCPEERTKTICTDSIPENRVIPKPNCGICKIGLKTYEGNTRFKHVQECFEFICDCNCDGSWDCDPKLTKNLCEDGVAADSARLFDVETCKKCEVSGVEYPSQKPFTYQRECLERECFCHCDGTWACPKEKNICSADSSNADLVQRKVTDGKIGCKVKGKVYTTPTFSFVDGCFEYNCVCNNGAYNCPATKTKQLC, translated from the exons CGATATCTCAGGCGAAGGCTGCGTGTATCGTGGAAGGCAGAGAATATACCTTAGGAAAGGAGTTTACCTTCGATCAAGATTGCTACAGGTTTAACTGTATGTGTGAGCCAGATGGGAGCTGGTCGTGCCCTGCTAAACATACCATAAACATTTGCGGAGAGGCTGACGTGATAAGTAGGTCATCTGAATACTCGTCAGGGTCAAGTCGGACAGAGTCACGGTCAAGTTGGTCAGAGTCAGGGTCAAGTTGGAGAGAGTCAGGGTCAAGTGGGTCTTACTCTAGCCGGACAGAGTCAG GTGGGGCTGGAACAAGCACTGCTGGATACTGTCATGTGGATGGTAAGAAGTTCGCTCGTGGCAGACCCTTCTCGTTTGACCAGGACTGTTTCCGGTTCAGATGCATATGTAACCGTGACGGAAGTTGGAACTGTCCATCGCGAGACACAGAGAATATCTGTGGGGGTCAGGAGACTGCTGGAAGGACGAGCAGCTCTGGTTCTGGATCGTCCATTAGGAACAGTCGGGTGGAGAAAACAG CCAGCATAAGTGCAGCGGATGCCGAGTTTTGTCTTGTGAACGGACAGCAATACCCACTGGGGCGTCCATTTGTATTTGATGAGAACTGTTTCCGGTACAGGTGTATGTGTGAGACAGACGGGAGCTGGCAGTGCCCTGCGAGCGATACCAAGAAGGTGTGTGAGGACACCCCAGATACTGATATCCAAAAAATAGCAGGCAGTAACTACTACAGTAGCAGAAGATATGTCAGCACTGCAG ACGGTTCGGGACGGGATGCTTATTGCGTGGTCAATGGACAGACCTATGTTAGAGGTCAACAGTTTTCCTTCAACCAGGACTGTTACAGATTTAACTGTATGTGTAACAGTGACGGAAGCTGGAACTGTCCAGCAGAGGATACCGAGGATATATGTTCCGGGCGAGACGGAAACACACGAACGGAAACCAGGAGAGAGGAATCTCGAACAACGCGGATCGAAAGTGGCACTTACAGGCGACGAACGGCTGCAG ATGGGTCAGGGGTTTCTGGTTACTGCGTTGTTAATGGACGAAACTTCGTGCGAGGTCGGAGTTTTTCCTTTGACCAAGAATGTTACAGATTTAACTGCATGTGTAACGATGACGGAAGCTGGAACTGTCCAGCAGCGAATACCGAGGATATCTGTTCCGGACGAGACGGGAATTCACGAACTGAAAGTAGTAGAACGGAAACTCGAACAACGCGGATCGAAAGTGGCACTTACAGGCGACGAACGGCTGCAG ATGATTCCGGAGTTTCTGGTTACTGCGTTGTTAATGGACGAAACTTCGTGCGAGGACGGAGTTTTTCCTTTGACCAGGAATGTTACAGATTTAACTGTATGTGTAACGATGACGGAAGCTGGAACTGTCCAGCAGCGAATACCGAGGATATATGTTCCGGACGAGACGGGAACTCACGAACTGAAACCAGGAGAACGGAAACCAGGACAACGCGGATTGAGAGTGGCACGTACAGAAGACGAACAGTCCCAG ATGGTTCCGGACGAGATGGTTATTGCGTGGTTAATGGAAAGAACTATGTTAGAGGTCGAAGATTTTCCTTCGATCAAGGTTGTTACAAATTTAACTGCATGTGTAACGATGACGGAAGCTGGAATTGTCCAGCAGAGGATACCGAGGATATATGTTCGGGGCGAGACAGAAACACACGAACGGAAACTCGAAGAACGGAAACCCGTAGAACATCGAGGATCGAAAGTGGCACATACAGACGAAGAACTGCTCCAG GCGGCTCGGGAAGGGAAGGTTATTGCACAGTGAAAGGTCAAACCTATGTGAGGGGTCGGAGATTTTCCTTCGTCCAGGGCTGTTACAGATTTAACTGCATGTGTAACGATGACGGAAGTTGGAATTGTCCAGCAAAGGATTCTGAGGATATATGTTCCGGGCGAGACGGAAACACTCGAACGGAAAGCAGGAGAACGGAAACTCGACGAACAACTAGGATCGAAAGTGGCACATACAGAAGAAGAACTGCAG acacttaTGGAAGGGCAGGGTTTTGCGTGGTCAAGGGACAGAACTATGCGCGAGGTCAGCGATTCTCTTTTGACCAAGACTGCTACAGGTTTAACTGTATATGTAACGATGACGGAAGTTGGAACTGTCCGGCGGATGACACGGATAATCTGTGTTCAGAACGGGACGGAAACACCCGGACGGAATCCCGTAGGACGGAATCCCGGAGAACAGAGAGGATTGAGAGAAGGCGCACAGGAACATCAG TGGAAACCGACGTTGACGACATTTGCTTGGTGAGCGGGCAACCTTTTCCTAGGGGTCAACCATTCTCCTTCGACGACGGCTGCTATCGGTTCAGATGTATATGTCACTCGGACGGCAGTTGGAACTGCCCTGCCCAAGACACACAGAACCTCTGTGGTGGCACAGAAAGGATCAGTCGTAGTGGCAAAACGACAGTGATCAGGTCTGGCAGAGTGGAGAGTGGAACAAATTATCGAAGAACCGGGGGTTCTGTTGGCACTGGAATCGCAG TGGGCACGGACGCCGAGGATATCTGTTTGGTAAATGGTCAGTCCTACCCCCGGGGAAGGGCTTTCTCCTTCGAAGAAGGCTGCTACAGATTCCGCTGTGAGTGCTATCAGGACGGAAGATGGAACTGTCCAGCGGAAAACACTGAGAATTTGTGTGGAGGCACAGAGAGAGTGAGCCGGTCAGGTCAGACTATCGTGACGAGACGCAGGATCGAGTCCGGAAGGTCATTGGTCACAGGGATCGATGGTCAAG ATATCGACAGTGTTAATATTTGCCTGGTGAGTGGTAAGTCCTACCCTCGAGGACGCAGCTTTACTTTCGAGCAAGCCTGCTATCGTTTCAACTGTGTGTGTAACGAAGATGGCAGCTGGGAATGCCCAGCCGAACGCACTGTAAACCTTTGCGGTGGAACCGACAAGGTGAGCCGATCAGGGAAGACAGTTGTATCACGGACCAGACTGGAAACTGGCACTGGTTACACTAGGACAGGAGGTTCTGTGGACACACGTGAACCATTGTCGCAGTTTTGTCAGGTTAACAACAAGCAGTACCCCACCAGTCAATCTTTCACCTTTGACGAAGGCTGCTACCGGTTCCGGTGTATGTGCAATGAGGATGGTAGTTGGAACTGTCCGGCGTCCGTGACAGAGAACCTGTGTGGTCGTGAGGAGAGAGTCAGCCGAAGTGGTCATACCAGAGTCAGCTCGACGAGAGTTCGCAGTTCTTACAACCGGAAAACCGGAAGTAGCAGTACTA GTACTACTGGCAGAGGTATATCTTGTCAGGTCGATGGACAAACTTTCCCTATAGGTCAGCCTTTCAGCTTTGATGAGGGCTGTTATAGGTTTAGATGTATTTGTAATATCGACGGCAGCTGGGTGTGTCCAGCCGAGCAGACGGAGAACCTTTGTGGACGAACGGATGATCGCATTAGTCGCTCCGGAACATACTCTTACTCTCGCACGGAGTCCAGGAGAACGATAGGAACCAACACAG GTGTCATCGGGACTGAGGGCACTTTGGAGGGGGCACAGTTTTGCCTGGTTGACAACAAGGAATACGCCTTAAATCAACCCTTCAGCTTCGATCAGGATTGCTTCCGGTTCAAGTGTTTCTGTAGTGGGGACGGAAGCTGGAACTGCCCTGCCGATGACTCTCAAAATCTATGTGGGAGAACAGACAAAAGGGGACGAGCTGGAAAAACTTATTACAGAAGAACCACTAGCTCAAAGCGCGGGG GGGCCGCGTACTGTCAGGTGGCTGGCCAGTATTACCGGCTCAACACGAGATTCTCCTACCAAACAGGCTGTACCAAATTTAACTGTGTGTGTAATTGGGATGGGTCATTTGATTGTCCCGCCACCCAGACCGAGGATCTGTGCAGAGACAAGCAGCCAG AACCAAAGTACTGTACTGTTGAGGGTAAAAATTATCGGCTAAACTCCCGATTTTCCTACGAGAAGGACTGCTACAAGTACAACTGTATCTGTCGGATGAATGGACAGCATGAGTGCCCACAGAGGAATGTGGAGAACATCTGTGACGATGATGATAGAGAGAGTGATCGTTTGG GCTACTGTTTGGTGAAGGGTCAATACTACAGGAAGAATTCTCGATTCAGCTATACAGAAAACTGCTACAAGTACAACTGCGTGTGTCGCAGTGACGGCAGTTATGACTGCCCAGCCACGAATAGGGAGAATGTGTGTGAAAGACAAAGAGATAAACGAG TGTTCTGTTATGTGGAACGCCAATACTACAGGCCGAATACGAGGTTTTCCTACACCAAGGATTGTTATAAACATAACTGCGTGTGTAATGCGGACGGCAGCCACGATTGTCCAAGACAGGACATAGAGCGGGTGTGTGACTCCCCTACCCAAAGGCCAAGCGTAGAGAGAGAag GTTATTGTCACGTGGAAGGACAGTACTATGAGTGGGACACCCGGTTTTCCTACACTAAAGGCTGTTTGAAGTTTAACTGTTACTGTACTGATAAGGGTCGTGTGGATTGTCCGAAAGAGTCAACAGTCAAGTTATGTGACGACCCGACTCCGGCGCCAT CCTATTGCTTTGTGGAAGGGAAATATCATCCAGTAAACACGAGGTTTTCTTACGTGAAGGATTGTTACAAATACAATTGTGTGTGCCGGTCCGACGCATCCCACGATTGTCCAACTTCTAACACAGAAAACGTCTGCACCGCTGCGCCAACTAGAAGACCCG AAAATTGTGTTGTTGGAGGCCAGTTCTACCGCTTAAACAGGAAGTTCTCTTACCGACGGGGATGTACCAAATTCAACTGCTTCTGCAGGTCTGATGGAACATACGAGTGTCCAGACACGGAGGACACCTGTAGGAGAACAACGGCTGACCCCAGACGTG GCCAGTGTTTGGTTGAAGGTAGATATTACCTCCCGAACAAAAGATTTACCTATGACCGCGGCTGTACTCGATACTCTTGTTGGTGCGGATCTGACGGTAGACACACGTGTCCAGAAGATGACAAAGCTGACTTATGCGCTATTCCAACCCCAACACCAGCAG CTTGCCGGACCTGTGAAGTGGACGGTAGAACAATTGCAAGTGGTATAAGCTTCACTTATCGTCGAGATTGTTACCAGTACGGTTGTGATTGTAAATGTGACGGGTCGTGGGATTGTCCCCCAAGTCGCGTTAAGTATCTTTGCGCTGAACCCCAGGATGTCTGCCAGACATGCACGGTGAAGGGTCGCACATATCAAGGGGATACAGATTTCTCTCACCGCGAGGGCTGTTACGAGCTCAACTGCCGCTGCCGTTGTGACGGTACCTGGGACTGCCCGCCTGACAGAGCCAGGAACCTCTGCCCCGTTCAGCGTCCTGTAACCCCAGACCCCGCCAAAGTAGTGTGCAAATATTGCATTGTCCGAGGCCAGAGATACAAACCAGACACCCCATTTTCATACTACGAAGGTTGCTTTGAGTACAACTGTGACTGCGACTGCAGTGGATCGTGGAATTGCCCCGCAGAAAGGACGAAGAACATCTGTCAGAACTGTAGGGATTGTATTGTAAGAGGAAAGACTTACCAGCCAAACACACGGTTTGAATTACAGAGGGGATGTGCCTCGTATGACTGCTCTTGCTTTTGTAACGGAACTTACGACTGTCCGCAGGAAACCAAGCAAGACATTTGCGAAGAGGATGAATCGCTTCAGGGTTGCTCTCGGTGTGTAGTTGACGGTGACGAATTCCCACCCAACAAGCGCTTCAAATTTGTTGAGGCTTGTTTCGAGTACGATTGCGATTGTGAATGCGATGGTAGCTGGCACTGCCCTGAAGAGAGAACAAAGACCATTTGCACTGACTCTATCCCAGAAAATCGTGTCATTCCAAAGCCGAACTGCGGGATTTGCAAAATTGGGTTGAAGACATACGAAGGAAACACCAGGTTTAAACACGTTCAAGAATGTTTCGAGTTCATCTGTGATTGTAACTGCGACGGAAGCTGGGATTGCGATCCAAAACTTACGAAGAACCTATGCGAAGACGGAGTAGCGGCAGATTCCGCTCGACTGTTCGACGTAGAGACATGTAAAAAGTGTGAGGTTTCCGGAGTGGAATATCCCAGTCAGAAACCGTTCACGTATCAGAGGGAGTGCTTGGAACGGGAATGTTTCTGTCACTGCGATGGCACGTGGGCATGTCCCAAGGAGAAGAACATATGTAGTGCTGATTCCAGTAATGCTGATCTAGTGCAGAGAAAAGTAACAGATGGGAAAATAG GATGCAAAGTGAAGGGCAAAGTCTACACGACCCCGACGTTCTCCTTCGTTGACGGATGTTTCGAATACAACTGCGTATGTAACAACGGTGCCTACAattgccctgccacaaaaacGAAACAATTATGTTAA